A genomic stretch from Thermocladium sp. ECH_B includes:
- a CDS encoding universal stress protein UspA, producing MFQKIVVAYDGSPHSKRALDMAIDIAKKYGSRLYIIEVVDPAALIGLGVSPVPQTVLDQLYQKAKDDIEEARKRAAGLETEGQVLEGDPATSILEFVDKVKADLLVSGSRGLSTLKRLFLGSVSSRLVSEARIPVLVVK from the coding sequence ATGTTCCAGAAAATAGTGGTGGCTTATGATGGTTCGCCCCACTCGAAGAGGGCGCTTGATATGGCTATAGACATTGCCAAGAAATATGGTTCGCGCCTCTACATAATTGAGGTCGTGGATCCAGCCGCCTTAATAGGGCTAGGCGTTAGTCCTGTTCCTCAGACGGTGCTGGATCAATTATATCAGAAGGCTAAGGATGATATTGAGGAGGCACGCAAAAGAGCCGCTGGCCTAGAGACCGAGGGGCAAGTATTGGAGGGTGATCCTGCCACCAGCATATTGGAGTTCGTCGATAAGGTGAAGGCCGACTTATTGGTGTCAGGCAGCAGGGGATTATCCACCCTAAAGCGATTATTCCTTGGCAGCGTCTCCTCGAGGCTAGTCAGCGAAGCACGGATACCGGTCCTCGTAGTTAAATAG
- a CDS encoding archease, which produces MMIEPPFEYADHTADIMIIARGKSLGEAFKNAALGVLNLMYDTSKVRTAYSHRVELSGIDLEQLLFNWIDEVIYQFDGAKMAIGNDIDIDVDERTISLKAEFKGENYDPAKHGFRGTIVKAITYHLMKIEKDNEYRIQFVVDI; this is translated from the coding sequence ATGATGATTGAACCACCATTTGAGTACGCTGATCACACTGCGGATATAATGATAATAGCAAGGGGGAAAAGCCTGGGCGAGGCATTCAAGAACGCGGCTCTTGGCGTTCTTAACCTAATGTATGATACCTCCAAGGTAAGGACCGCGTACTCGCATAGAGTGGAATTGAGTGGAATTGACCTAGAGCAATTATTATTTAATTGGATAGATGAAGTAATTTACCAATTCGATGGGGCAAAAATGGCAATAGGCAATGATATCGATATCGACGTTGATGAGAGAACCATTAGCTTAAAGGCCGAATTTAAGGGGGAGAACTATGACCCGGCAAAACATGGATTCAGGGGAACAATAGTTAAGGCAATCACGTATCACTTAATGAAGATAGAGAAGGATAATGAATATAGGATACAATTCGTTGTGGATATCTAG
- a CDS encoding heat-shock protein Hsp70 → MEEELRYKLKYTYGEDFGTGYFKYGPISLGEAPRIIQSRGLILRDLPESVKMLIPPEVVKRGIVVGDDVSRYLSSTRDMMRNLRYPLHDGIIKKEDEDSWRVVKELTRFGLSSFYEQAVNSGDFRGFLVVMSLSALSPDYMRERFIDIHMEINQEYQGKMIRALTAIDQPFAVAISEKAVTCMVVEAGHGNIQVVPISYGPIRDGIVALNRGGAETNAITREILKDAGYSDLAKDEYVVEMVKREAGLVPKDLGTAIRSAREDPKRFSIKIKVNPLVTVELSESAWTRFLIGEVLFDPTHDEFKSYVQQGRFSIEDVTMGDMVFYGEMNMADAIISSVRKTPVEVQDKIVSNIILSGGAFNWRAPPALSDVAVNSVDKVRIMIGDKVPDLLNRLNIRMVKDPQYSVWKGAIVYGYALPLSVEWNDKAKEGWIIPR, encoded by the coding sequence ATGGAGGAGGAGTTGAGGTATAAATTGAAATATACATATGGAGAAGACTTCGGCACGGGTTACTTTAAGTACGGCCCAATAAGTTTAGGCGAGGCTCCCCGCATAATTCAGAGCCGTGGGCTCATACTTAGGGACCTCCCGGAAAGCGTGAAAATGCTCATACCGCCGGAGGTGGTGAAGAGGGGCATAGTGGTTGGGGACGATGTATCGCGGTACCTCAGCTCCACGCGGGATATGATGAGGAACTTAAGGTACCCGCTTCATGATGGCATAATAAAGAAGGAAGATGAGGATTCCTGGCGAGTGGTGAAGGAATTAACCCGATTTGGATTATCAAGTTTCTATGAACAAGCAGTTAATAGCGGGGACTTCAGGGGCTTCCTCGTCGTCATGTCGTTATCCGCTCTTTCCCCGGACTACATGAGGGAGAGATTCATCGATATCCACATGGAGATAAATCAGGAGTATCAAGGCAAGATGATACGTGCATTGACTGCCATTGATCAGCCCTTCGCTGTAGCCATATCGGAGAAGGCGGTTACATGCATGGTTGTGGAGGCCGGTCACGGCAATATTCAAGTCGTTCCAATAAGTTATGGCCCCATAAGGGATGGAATAGTGGCATTAAATAGGGGAGGCGCCGAGACTAATGCAATTACGAGAGAGATACTCAAGGATGCGGGCTATAGTGACTTGGCCAAGGATGAGTACGTGGTTGAGATGGTTAAGCGAGAGGCTGGATTAGTGCCTAAGGACTTGGGGACAGCCATAAGGAGCGCGCGGGAGGATCCGAAGAGGTTCTCAATAAAGATTAAGGTCAATCCATTGGTCACTGTTGAATTAAGCGAATCAGCGTGGACCCGTTTCCTGATAGGGGAGGTCTTATTTGACCCGACGCATGACGAGTTCAAGAGCTATGTTCAACAAGGACGCTTCTCCATTGAGGACGTCACCATGGGGGACATGGTTTTTTATGGGGAAATGAATATGGCTGACGCCATCATAAGCAGCGTCAGGAAAACCCCCGTCGAGGTTCAGGATAAGATAGTGAGCAACATAATTCTAAGCGGGGGCGCGTTTAATTGGAGGGCGCCTCCCGCCCTCAGTGATGTGGCGGTTAATAGCGTGGATAAGGTTAGGATAATGATAGGCGATAAGGTGCCTGACCTGCTGAATAGGCTTAATATAAGGATGGTTAAGGATCCCCAGTACAGTGTTTGGAAGGGCGCAATAGTTTATGGCTACGCCTTGCCGCTCAGCGTTGAGTGGAATGATAAGGCTAAGGAGGGTTGGATAATCCCGAGATGA